In Mesoplodon densirostris isolate mMesDen1 chromosome 15, mMesDen1 primary haplotype, whole genome shotgun sequence, the DNA window TGATCCCAGCAAACTCAGTGAGGGAATGGGAAGTGAAACAGGGCAAGTGGGAAAGGCAGGGTAAGGTTTTGCTAATGAGTGGGTTACTGCTTGGGGCATCTGGGGCTCAAGCGTGTCAGGGGCTCTCTGACTGTAGAGCAGCTTCAGAACCGTCTCACTGGAAGTCAAGGGGAACTGGGGCGTTTATCCACTGCCTCCCATCCTTCATTGGCTGAGGGTCACTCTGGGGGGATTAACTCCCTAACACTTGACTCCGCTCCTCCGGAGGCTTCCAtggccagggaactccctaaacAGGAGAGACACAGGAACTTATAAGAGAACTGTGGGAGGTGCCCTCTGAGTGTCCCGAGGGAACTATGAGCAGAGCACCAACAGCATATGCTACAAACTGCTGGGTCTCCAGTGCCTAGACACAAAGATCACAGGATAGCCAGAACCCAATAAATATTGATGAAATGACCATATGTAGCCCTGGCAGTAACTTGTAGCTAACTGGAGAccgttttcttatctgtaagccCCAGAGATCATCCTCTGAGGACTGAAATCAGTCTGCcagtcataaaatatttattgggtgtctgcAACACGTGGTGTGCTACTGGTGTGGAGAGGTCAACACCAAAATATAAAACGTGGTCTGTTTAATATGTGAGAATTTTGTAATCTGTTTGGTGGGAGAGCAAAAAATAACAGGTTTAACAACAAACCACTCCACATGTGATTGTTAAATTATGTGGTTCTTGATAGACATGTTTTACAGGTTCAGAGAAACAGAGTTAGTAAAGATTGGAGTAATCAGGAAAGCTTTTATGggtgaggtggggctggagaataGCTCAGGTATGACTAGGCAAAGGAGGGAAAAGAGGGCTTTCCAAATGAAGGGAACTTGTAGAGTCTGGCCTGGTCTCGTTGGAGGCTAGTATGAAATCAGATTCTCTGGGAAGGCTAGACCCAATTCCTGGATGCATTTGAAAATCATGCAGTGCAATTTGGGTCTGTTGTGAGAGACCAAAGGGTACTGTTAGTGGTTTCTGAGCAAGAAAGCAATATGATAAAAATAGCATTTGAGGAAGCCTGGACAGGATTAGAGAGTTAGAGTGGTTCAGGAAAGTCAGCTGGAAAGACTCAGACTAAGGTGGCATCAGGGGATGGGAGAGCTAAGGATGGCTATGggtccattaaaatattttttcatgatgaaaatttcaaacatccACAAAAGTAAAGAGAGTAGTATGATGAACTCCCACAGACCATCACCCAGATTCAAAGAGTTTTATCAAGATTTTTTCACGTCTACttatcctttctctgtctctttttaaatattttaacacaaaTCCAAGACTTCTTGTCATTTCATAGGAGgccttttaagttaaaaaaaaaaaagccaacacaGTCTGATGATTGACTAGATAGAGAGTAAAGGGAGAAAACTGAGTAACAAGTTTTTTTCCAAGGGTTTCAGCCCAAGTAACTGGAGGAAGGTGATGGAGAAGCTGGGGAGGGGGATTGAAGACACAAGTTAAGTTTGACAGGACCATCAAGGAGACTTGGACTAAAGTttgggggagagggcaggagTGGAGTCCtgtatagaggaggaaactgttAGCACAGAGGCACTGCAGCAGTGACCACAGAGACATCCTAGGGAGGGACAGTGGAAAGAAAACAGGTTGGAGGCTGGAGGAGCAGAACAGGAACcaacttccatttttctttcaacaGCTGTTTAGTGAGTGCCTGCCATGTGCAGGCACTGTTGTGGGCGATGGGCACAGAGCAGTGGGCAAAGGACTcaaatttctctcctttttttttttttggagggccatgcagcttgtgggatcttattaccctgaccagggattgaacctgggccctggcagtgaaagcccggaatcctaaccactaggccaccagggaactccccagaaAGTGTTTTAAAGAGAAGATGGCAATGGACAGCGGCAATTACAGCAGATGATTAGAGCAGAggatggagggggaagggggaaaaaaaaccctggttTTGGCACTAAGGAAATTATGTGGTAAAGGCTTTGCAGTCGTGTTAAGGATAAAAGTGAGCTAGCAGAAGGTTTAAGCAGGGAGTGTGTAGTAAGGAAACAGATGCACGTTTTTCTAGAAGGTTGGCAGTGGAAGGAAGGTGGTAGATAAGAGGTCATGAAAAGGTATTAATAAAGCGGGGAAAAAATGGTGGGCGTCAGGGAAAGAAAGTGGTGACGGAGGAGCTAGAGATGGTTGGGGGTAAAAGGTCTTTGGTAGCTTCGTGCCTCCCCAGCACAGCTGGCCTCCTCTGTGGTTTCAGGGTCCTCTGCTTGGGCTGCGGCGAGCAGACTCCCCGAGGGGCGCTGCAAGAGCGGTTTGAAGTCCTGAACCCCACCTGGAGCGCTGAGGCCCACGGCCTGGCTCCGGACGGTGACGTCTTTCTCACTGAGGAGCAGGTCCAGAGCTTCCGGGTCCCGCCCTGCTCTCGATGTGGGGGCCCCCTGAAACCAGACGTCGTCTTCTTCGGGGACACGGTGAACCCTGACAAGGTTGATTTTGTGCACAAGCGGGTAAAAGAAGCCGACTCCCTCCTGGTGGTGGGATCGTCCTTGCAGGTAACTGACTGGGTGTCGGGATGGTAACTGCCCCCTTTGCGGGCTGGGGAGCCCGGGAGAGGCTCCCTATTGGTTTATCTCTTCCTGCCTCTAGAGAGCTCTTATCTGCGTCTTCTGCTCCGACAGGTGTACTCGGGCTACAGGTTCATCCTCACTGCCCAGGAGAAGAAGCTGCCAATTGCAATACTGAACATCGGGCCCACACGGTCGGACGACTTGGCATGTCTGAAACTGGATTCTCGTTGTGGAGAGCTGCTGCCTTTAATAGACCCACGCTGACCACAGCCTGATATTCTGGACCCGGAAACTGGGACTTTCACTTGAATTCTGCTGCTAATGGTAAAATGCCTTCTCAGATACCAGATTCCAGTTCCTGCTCAGCTGAGAGCACTGACAAAAGAGAGGAGGGTCTAGGTTTCTTAATGTTtggccactgtttttttttttgcggtacgtgggcctctcactgttgcggcctctcccgttgtagagcacaggctccagacgcgcaggctcagcggccatggctcacgggcccagctgctccgcggcatgtgggatcttcccataccagggcacgaacccgtgtcccctgcatcggcaggcggactctcatccactgcgccaccagggaagccctggccattCTTAAttgaaactaattttttaatgtgCATTACGCTATATTGTTCGATAGACTGATTTTTGAATTCTGGGCACCTAGCTATTTAAGACAATGTTCCAAAATCTGCCATTGCctttttccccatttaaaaaaaaataacagctttattgagatataattcctaGGCCATGAAGTTCACCCTTTAAAAGTACACTTTAGAAGTATATAATTAACGTGTTTTTAGTACACTCACAAAGTTGCACATTaatcaccactaattccagaacattttcatcatcccaggaagaaaccttgtacccattagcagtgattccccactccccaccccctggtCCCTGACAACAATtaatcttctttctgtttttgcctattctggacatttcatacagtatgtagccttttgtgtctggcttctccacttagcataatgttttcaagattcatccatattgtagcatgtgtcagtactttatatctattgatattttcacCTATGAGtacaaccactttaaaaaaatgtaacagcttttttttcagctttgagatataattcacatatcatacagtTCACTCATTTACTGCAtacaattcaataatttttaatatattcccaGAGGAGTACAGCCAGTTtgaaaaagactttatttttttagagcagtttgaggttcacagcagaattgagcagaaagtgcaggagttcccatatactccttGCTCCTGTTCAATAACATGGTATTTatcatttacctactgaaggacatcttggatGCTTCCaactttttggcaattatgaataaagccactggactttcctggcagtccagtggttaagactctgtgcttccactaccgggggcacgggtttgatccctggtcggggaactaaggtcccacatgctgcgcagcgcggccaaaaaaaaaaagagtaaagctgctataaacatccacgtggaggtctttgtgtggatgtaagttttcaactcatttgggtaaataccaaggagtgagattgttggatcatatgataaaagtatgtttagttttgtaagaaactgccaaaatgtcttctaatgtggctgtaccattttgcattcccaccaacaatgtgtgAGAGTCCCGgtaaaaccactttttaaaaaccattttagggcttccctggtggcgcagtggttgagagtccacctgccgatgcaggggacatgggttcgtgccccggtctgggaagatcccacatgccgcggagtggctaggctcgtgagccatggccgctgagcctgcgcgtccggagcctgtgctccgcaatgggagaggccacaacagtgtgaggcccgtgtaccgcaaaaaaaaaaaaaaaacaaaaaaaaaacattttaattgaagtatactgACATACAGAGAATCGCAGGCGTCATGAGTGGACAGCTTGATGAAGATGTAGGGCATCTAAATCAAGGAACAGAACACTGCTAGCACCCAAGAAGTCCCCTTGGCAAATCACTTTTTAACTAGTTCTTGTTACTAgaataatacatatttatcaCAGAAAGTTTAGATGATACAGATAAGTAAAAAGGATTTTAATACAAGTTACCCATAATCCCACTACCAAGATAACCAAGATCTAACATTCTGGTATAACTAAATCTAAATCTGTTCTTACAAAAGTTGAATCAAGCAGTACAGTATTTTATTACATCCTGTTTGCACCTAACAGTACAGAGTGGCCATCCTGACATTCCCTAAatgctgtgggttttttttatggTACACTGATGTACACAATCATTTCCTCCACCCCACTGGCAGCTTATTTTGGCATTAacttgtttcattccttttcagatGCCTAAGGATTCATCCCTGCTTCCTCTAACTGATTGAGGCTTACCAACTGCCGCCTGCAGAGGGCAGCAAACCGACATCTCTCTGCCAGCCCGTCTCTGAACCCCGCAGCTTCCAGAGCCCAGGAGTTAAAATCTTCCAGCTGATGAGATTTGCCCCTGAAGAGGACTTTTTCAAAGCCGCAGCTTCTTTTGATAGGAAAAttgctttctctccctttttatctCATCAGGCAGAAGAAATAGCCCAGGAAATATGTACCTCCAGAGTACTAACCTAGGGATCTCACTAATGTGGGTAAAGGGGGAAGGAAACGACTTAATTTATAATTCCGAATGCTTAAATGTCTTTAACTGAACCATTctgatatattttttgaaaagacgaACAAtgatatgaatgaattttttataaACCAAGGAACAGaggaagcattttttaaaatagcacattAGGTATGTGGGctgttacttttatattttttaatcagcTAAAAGTGAATGTGGTTTTATGACACGGTTCTCTAAGGATTTCTGCTTGATTTCAGCTGCCAGAATGAGACCGGCCTTGAACCTGGTCTGCAGAGAGGAAACAGTGAATTCCCAAGTGGGTTCTTAAATTGATTTGTTTCTGCTGAGGGAAGCAGCAAGACTTGTTTGATTACTGTGTTAGCCAGAGAGAATCACTGTCGCAGGCTAAAGCTTTCTGCACGATCTCATCAAAAAGCGAAGCGGATGAAAGAGTCACAGCCTATTCTGGGTAGCCTTTTGTCTAAAATCAGGGCAAGCAATACGTGTTCATCCTGCATCTGCCTAGGAAGCAAATTTCAGTTGACTGGGATAACCCAAGATCTTGAAAACACAGAGTTCTTTTCACCTGCACAGCTGTAGGTTCGCTCACAGCCATTCATTAATTCTGGAGAGGCGTAAGGCTGTGGTAAATCTCACTCCAGCTTTTTTGCAGATAGAGATGCTAAGGTGCTCTGAACCAGATTTGCTCAGTTACCCACAGTCAGTACCACCAATAATTGCATCCAAATCTGGGTCTTTTGAATCCCAAGCCATCCTCATCCACAAATCTCATAAATGGTTACTGACCAACACTGTATTTAGGTACTAAGGCTACAAAGATACAACCTCTTGCTCTCAAGTGGCTCACAGAGGATGTGTTATCTCCCATACTCTCATCCTTTACCAGAATATGTCACAGAGTCATGCATGGAATGACAGGAGAGAAAATTTAGTCCATCcccccttcattttatttttgaggaaactAAGATCCACACTTACCTAAGGCCACAGTATGTTGTTTCAGAGCCAGGACGAGAATCGGAGTAGATCTTTCTCCCAGTTCTTCTAGACAGCAACGCTTCCTACTTGTCTGAAGATTATAGTTAGAAGGAAGTCAGCCTGAAGTAGAAGTAGAAGCCAACAGTACACCTGGCCAGGAATGGTTAAAATGTGGGCAGTGGAGAGCAGGTTAGGCTGcgagggagggaaggcaggctCTTTCAACACCTAATGCTCGCACGATTTATGAAACCAAGTCTTGAGGGCCTTAggaatgtttgttttgttcatattTCCTCCTGAGATGGAATTCTTTGCAAAAAGTTTGTCTCAAGAGGAACCTGGTATTTCCTGAAGCTGATGCTTCTCAGGTCTCCTTACTTTACATCTTTTGCTCTCCACCAgcacagcagtccccaacctgcTGTAAGTGCCCTCGGTTGGAATAACAGACTTCTACTAGTGGGTGCTATCAGCTTTCACTGCCCTGGTTACATGGTTGTAACTGCGTAAGCCCAGCTTTGGCTGTGACTTTCAGTCATATCCTTCCTTGTTGCTTCCACAACTGCTCTGCTATCACAGTTTTAGTAAGTACAAGTCATGAAGGCAAACAAGTACAGAATACTCGAATCTCCTTCCCACTAACTCATAGTCCTTCTTTCATGCTGTCATAAATTGAGTATCCTCTCAGTTCTCCCTTAAATAACAGcatttgttgggacttccctggtggtccagtggttaagactccgcgcttccacggcagggggcacaggttcgatcactggtcggggaactaagatcccatgtgctgtgtggcgcagccaaaaaataaataataaataaaataatagcatttGTTGAGCACACTATATCCCAAGCATTGTGCAAAGTATTTTACAACATGTTAGCTCACTTAATGAGTTAATCCCACATGAGATGCTTGGACATGCATAAAGGTCAGTCTTCAGTGAATGCCAAATATTTCCTGAGAGGATCAAAGTCAGGACGGATAGGAAATTCGACACTCCTAGGTAGGGTGACCAGCCATCCCAGATTGCCCAGTACTGAGGGGTTTTCCTGATGTAGGACTTGCAGTGCTAAAACAAAGATGAGTTGGTCACCTTGCTCTGAGGAATAGCAAAGGTTGCCACCAGCTATAATAGATGATTCCAGATATATTATTCTTGTTGAGATTCAAGATGGTGCTCTGAGATCCAGATTGTTTCCGTAATTTCTATGTCACAAAAGAGATCAATTCcacttcaagaagaaaaaaaaaattaaactcatcCAAGAAAgcagaatgtttttttttcttctcgaTTTATTAGAAAAGGAATATAGCACAGCACTGAAACTTTTAGAAAATAGACAGACTTGGATTTCCAACCCTGTCTTGCTACTTAGTAGTTAGGTGAATTTGGGCAAGTTGTTTTATCTAAACTTCCGTCTCTATAAATGAGGATAATAGGAGCTACCCAATTGGGTGGTTACGAAGACCAAACAAGGTAATGATGCATGTGTAGCtcacagcacagtgcctgacagagTAAGCAGATATCAGCCATTATCACTAGGAtatgggaggagggtgggaggggaagccATCCTACCTGCCAAACCTTTGTCTCCTATTGAGTATTCCTTTGAGTAGACTCACTCGGATTTTCCCCAGAGccacttttcctttttgtgtacctgtttgcctaaaaaaaaaaaaaattacaaaagccAAGCTTTGCTTGATGTAATTAAGcctttctaaagaaaataaagcatattcttccagaaaacagaagcctCCtatactactggtgggaatgtaaattggtgcagcccctgtggaaaacagtatggagatttctcaaaaaactaaaaatagaactaccatatgacccagcaattccactcctgagtatatattggaaagaaacaaaagcactaatttgaaaagatacatgcaccccaatgttcacagcagcattatttacaattgccaaggtatggaagcaacctgtgtccatcaacagatgaatggataaagaagatgtggtataaatatacaatggaatactactcagccgtaaaaaagaacaaaattttgccatttgcagcaacatggatgaacttggagggcattacgctaagtgaaataagtcagagaaagacaaatactgtatgatatcacttatatgtagaatctaaaaaatacaacaaactagtcaataaaacaaagaagcagacttgcagatatagagaagaaacgagtggttaccagtagggagagggaaggagggaagggcaatataggggtggggggttatgatgggattatatgaaatcgtgtatgaaacttttgaaaattgtaaagcactatagaatttaaaggcTCTTTcattcaaaaagttaaaaaaaagagtatcccTCCTTCTATTTCGGAaatagtatttattgaacatttacaacAAGCACTGTAGGAAGCAGTTTACAACGCATTTACTCACCTTATTCCCACAACCCTAAGATCCACGCACTGTTACTTCTTTGGAAAGATGAGGTTCCTGAAGCTCACAGGCCTTATGTAACTTGCCCACGGTCACCTAAAGTGACCAGGCTAGTAATCAAAGCCAGTCCAGTTTTGAACTCGCTCTCTTTTGAATGTTCTCGAAATTCGGTGGGGGTAACTAAGCAACTGTACTttgagaagggagaagggcaAGGCTCAAGAAACTTTCAGAGTGACCCCAGTTAGGTCCTAAAATATGAATAGGCAATCACCAAGCGTGGAGAGGGAGATCATTCCAAACGGAGgcaacagcaaaagcaaaaacacgGTCAGAACTGCAAATTCcttcaccttttctttttctcttgaagGCGGGGGTGGGGACTCAAGTGAGAACTTGGGACGCCCCAGAGACCTTTGGCTCGTCCGAAATTTACTCGCTTCTCTCCTTGGCCATTCCTCCTTTTCGCCCCATTTTGATTTCCTGCACCCCACTTTCCTGGTCCCCTCGGTGCCTCCCCAGGATGAATGAAACGGAGGAGTTACCAGCCGGAAACTAGTAGAGGGAGCAGGGGGAAGAGGTGCGTGTGTGCAGGGAAtgagagacccagagagggacGCGCACGGTAGGAAAGTTGACCCCAACGTCACGCGCACAGGAGGTCACCGTCTTTTCACACTTGACTCGCCCACTCTGTCTTTCCTGCCGGATTCTGAAGAGCGCACCGCCTCCTACCTTCCGAGGACGCCAACCACTGCTCCTGCGCTTACTCTCCTccgcacctccccccaccccgcctcctaCCGAGCGCGAGAGGGGCGGGGCCTGAGCCTGGGAGGTGCGGAGGTAGGCGGGGGACTGGGCCGCTGTTCACCAATAGAAAAGAGGAACCGAGAGCCACGTGCCCAAAAGATACCCAATCACATTTTCTACTCCATAATCCGCCGTCCCTGGGGTGCGGCCAACGAATTGACAGGATTGGGCGCGCACGGTCACGTGACCCGAAAAGGTAAATACGACAACGCGGTTTTTCCTCGCCTGCGGAAAATCGTTGCGCGACGCTGTACTTTCGTTGAACAATTATTTAATGAGCGTGTGTGATGTGCTAAGCACTGTGAAGATGCTGTGGCTTCTGGGATGTACGTAATACCGACATTGCATTACTCTCGGTCCAGCTACTGTACCAGTGTTTCCCGTATTCCGTTTCCTGTAGTGAGCACCCCGCAGATGCTCTTTAAAGATCGTTAAAGGAATTAGTTCTCTCTTCCCCAACATTTGGGATGATAAAAAGAGGTAGGTTTTTATGTCAGACGATATTTTGAGAGCCCAGTTGGAGTACTTGGGTGACTCTCttctttatttgttgtttatcaaccgaaaaaaataggaataagcAACAGTCCCCTAAAATCTTAtttttcggacttccctggtggcgcagtggttaagactctgcgggctcccaatgcaagggacccgggtttgatccctggcccattactagatcccacatgcatgccgcagctaagagcttgcacgccacaactaaaacccaacgcaaccaaaaaaaagaaaaagaaaaagaaacttatttttcttccatctaAACAGGGGCTTGCAGTTTCCTTTCATAGAAGAAAGACGTTTATAACCTTTACAGTTCTTTGAAGGCTGAGGCCAGTTCTAACTTAATTCTGTATTCCTTGCAATCATACTGTAGCACAGTATGTATAGAATAGCCATTCTACCTAGGTTTGATGAATTTGCATTCGACAATAGTCCCGTTCTTGCCTGCCAAAAGGTCCTGAGAGCTGATGACCAACACTTCATTCAGCAATTATTTATTGACTGCCGCATGTATCAAGGACAGTACCAGGCAGATAGGGATACAAAAGTGATTAAGACACCTCATTCTGCCTTCAGCAAATTCATGGTGTGATGGCACTTTTCCTCTAAATTATCCAGGTTTGGGTTCCAATCTCAGCTATCCCATCTATGAGAGGGTGGCCTTTGACAAATCACTTGCCTTTTtgagccagtttcctcatctgtaaaatggggaggtaATAATACCTTCAACTatagagctgttgtgaggatgaTGAGGTAATTGTGCAAAATGCTTGGCACACTCTGGAGCACAGAGCATAGCATATGTTATGTAGCATATGCTAGTttgacagcaagaaaaaaaaagtttcagagaaGACTAAACTGAAGGCAGCTACTAACAATAAATCATTGTCTTCAGGCCAGTCCCAAATACATTGTGTCCTCAGCATTTTGTGCTGTGTCTGGCCCAGAgagagtattcaataaatattcattgaatggatgaatgaaatgaaggagaaattggGCCAAAAGACAAATCTGCACACACTCCTTTGCTGCCcaccatacacccagcagcctcCAGTGGTTTAAAACTGCTCAGTGATGGCTTCTCATAGTCCACATCGTCCTTTCATCTCTCTTTGCTTTTCCAATtcagttccctctgtgcccctccccacTCTTTCTGGTGAATTTCAGCGCCAGTGCAGTCATAAACCTTTGTAGAGAAACTTGGCCGAGTAACTTAGTGGTTAAGAACTCAAGCATTGCCAAGCAGACAGATCTggtcaaatcctgactctgccatttgtgtgatctcaggcaagtGACTTCTCTGAGTTTTTagttcctcatccataaaattggGGCAATAACATCGATCTCACAGAGCTGGTTTGAATGCTTAATGAGATGAGACACGGAAAGCCCTTAGCACAGTGATATGTGGTAGGTGCTCAAGATGTAGAAGCTGTTATTGTTAATTATATTTCATGACTACAGTGTAAAAATCAGCTTGTAGAGTGTGGTGA includes these proteins:
- the SIRT4 gene encoding NAD-dependent protein lipoamidase sirtuin-4, mitochondrial isoform X2, with translation MRMSFGLTFRTAKGRWVPNLSQQSSHGSTGLFVPPSLPLDSEKVKELQRFITLSKRLLVMTGAGISTESGIPDYRVLCLGCGEQTPRGALQERFEVLNPTWSAEAHGLAPDGDVFLTEEQVQSFRVPPCSRCGGPLKPDVVFFGDTVNPDKVDFVHKRVKEADSLLVVGSSLQVYSGYRFILTAQEKKLPIAILNIGPTRSDDLACLKLDSRCGELLPLIDPR